One Paenibacillus riograndensis SBR5 DNA segment encodes these proteins:
- a CDS encoding DUF4430 domain-containing protein, protein MSKSIQQWLFTPLLLLSAAVLLAGCAAGADTAGGAQSPAAGTAAVQSPQPKTPASPLPGDAATPVPSAAADGTAPPSGAEPAAGTQKGAAVSAPPASSGAAAKPAPSAAAVTEPASVTASAAPATAKASAGPAKPAAGAKPTASTKPAAGAKPTASTKPTAGAQPAAGTKPAATAKPAATAQAPAAASAAPAKPAGAVNTVTLSIVGDKEHGTIFAAAAVDIKSGESALELLKRITRSNKIQMEYQGAKSFAYVEGIDNLYEFDQGPESGWIYKVNGEVPGKGAGSYILQPGDTVEWLYTLDMGKDVGAEVQ, encoded by the coding sequence ATGTCCAAGTCTATCCAGCAATGGCTGTTCACTCCGCTGCTGCTTCTGTCCGCAGCGGTGCTGCTCGCCGGCTGCGCAGCCGGCGCAGACACGGCCGGCGGGGCGCAGAGCCCCGCCGCGGGCACGGCTGCGGTGCAGAGCCCGCAGCCCAAGACCCCGGCGTCCCCTCTCCCCGGGGACGCCGCAACCCCCGTGCCTTCCGCCGCTGCGGACGGCACGGCCCCGCCGTCCGGCGCGGAACCCGCTGCCGGGACGCAAAAGGGGGCGGCTGTGTCTGCGCCGCCCGCCTCATCCGGCGCGGCTGCAAAGCCCGCGCCTTCCGCCGCTGCCGTAACGGAGCCAGCTTCCGTTACGGCCAGCGCAGCCCCGGCCACGGCGAAGGCCTCGGCCGGGCCAGCCAAGCCTGCTGCCGGCGCGAAGCCGACCGCCAGCACGAAGCCTGCAGCCGGCGCGAAGCCGACCGCCAGCACGAAGCCGACAGCCGGTGCGCAGCCGGCAGCCGGCACCAAACCGGCGGCGACAGCGAAGCCGGCCGCCACGGCGCAAGCCCCGGCAGCCGCTTCAGCCGCCCCGGCGAAGCCTGCCGGGGCCGTAAATACCGTCACGCTCTCCATTGTCGGAGACAAGGAGCACGGGACGATTTTTGCGGCGGCGGCCGTTGACATCAAGAGCGGCGAGAGTGCGCTGGAGCTGCTGAAGCGCATTACCCGCAGCAATAAAATTCAAATGGAATACCAGGGAGCCAAAAGCTTCGCTTATGTAGAAGGAATCGATAATCTGTATGAATTTGACCAAGGCCCGGAGAGCGGCTGGATCTACAAGGTCAACGGTGAAGTTCCCGGCAAAGGGGCAGGCAGCTACATACTGCAGCCGGGCGATACCGTGGAGTGGCTGTATACGCTGGATATGGGCAAGGATGTAGGGGCGGAAGTGCAATGA
- a CDS encoding methyl-accepting chemotaxis protein, with protein MRHLKVRHKMLLLVTVFIIMLIGTGAVGIITTKQMATGSGKSYSQNLQPMYLITEIRGNNRAIESLLLESLITKNDGKSQEHTAAIGEYININNELITQLKAISFSNKDVSNKINEYLSLLPDYRAQRDSIVQLAGKKLKNEGYQIFSGSVFSKSREIMVSLLEDTAKLLVQDARNNNETNQQDAQRSLTLIILLIIAALVLSIGISILISRMITKPLKELQVLMKDAESGNLTASAAYSSRDETGQLHRSFNAMIQSLKTMMQGVSESTGLLSASSQEMSASAEQAAQASQFIAESSSAIAAGIGVQVETVDRAAHSVQAMAEEIAAARQSTHEISGLMAAAAASADHGAAAVEVILAQLKEIAEATGKSSLQITDLLTQIQSQTEEAVQSIIRDSQLVSQGLSQSGAVPRVFAEIQESIRTAARQTAELREAIGHVSGQALTVSQAMGQASEASRKSAEDVQNLSRASEEQVTAMGEMLMSSRYLAALAENLHMNLARFKL; from the coding sequence ATGAGACATCTTAAGGTAAGACATAAAATGCTATTGCTGGTAACGGTCTTTATAATTATGCTTATTGGGACCGGAGCTGTCGGCATCATCACCACCAAGCAAATGGCAACAGGGTCCGGTAAGTCCTACAGCCAAAATTTGCAGCCGATGTATCTGATAACAGAAATACGCGGAAACAACCGGGCAATTGAGTCTTTGCTCCTGGAAAGTCTGATTACCAAAAACGATGGCAAAAGCCAAGAGCATACGGCAGCTATCGGAGAGTATATCAACATCAACAATGAGCTGATCACTCAGCTAAAGGCCATATCCTTCAGCAACAAAGACGTATCGAATAAAATAAATGAGTATCTGTCCCTGCTTCCGGATTACCGGGCACAGCGTGACAGCATTGTCCAGCTGGCCGGCAAGAAGCTCAAAAATGAAGGTTATCAGATCTTCTCGGGGAGCGTGTTCAGTAAATCGCGGGAGATCATGGTGAGTCTGCTTGAGGATACAGCCAAGCTGCTGGTTCAAGATGCCCGCAACAATAACGAAACTAACCAGCAAGATGCCCAAAGATCGTTGACCTTGATCATTTTGCTGATTATTGCCGCTTTGGTGCTCAGTATAGGTATCAGCATCCTCATTTCGAGGATGATTACGAAACCGCTTAAGGAGCTGCAGGTGCTGATGAAGGATGCAGAGTCAGGGAATCTCACCGCTTCCGCTGCCTATTCGTCGAGGGACGAGACTGGTCAGCTCCACCGCTCGTTCAATGCAATGATTCAGAGCCTGAAGACTATGATGCAAGGAGTGTCGGAGAGCACCGGATTGCTGTCTGCCTCTTCACAGGAGATGAGCGCCAGTGCGGAGCAGGCTGCACAAGCTTCGCAATTCATTGCCGAATCCTCCAGTGCAATTGCCGCCGGTATCGGGGTGCAGGTGGAGACGGTTGACCGGGCGGCACATTCCGTGCAGGCGATGGCGGAGGAGATTGCCGCCGCCCGGCAGAGCACTCATGAAATATCCGGACTGATGGCGGCTGCTGCTGCTTCGGCTGATCATGGAGCTGCTGCAGTGGAGGTTATCCTTGCACAGCTGAAGGAGATTGCAGAAGCAACGGGGAAAAGCTCGCTGCAGATCACAGACCTTCTAACGCAGATCCAGAGCCAGACCGAAGAGGCCGTGCAATCCATAATACGGGATTCACAGCTGGTTTCGCAGGGGCTGTCACAGAGCGGGGCCGTACCGCGGGTGTTCGCGGAGATTCAGGAATCCATTCGGACCGCTGCACGGCAGACGGCGGAGCTCCGCGAGGCTATCGGGCATGTGTCCGGCCAAGCACTTACAGTGTCGCAGGCAATGGGGCAGGCAAGTGAAGCGTCCCGTAAAAGTGCGGAAGATGTGCAGAACTTAAGTAGAGCCAGCGAAGAGCAAGTGACCGCAATGGGCGAAATGCTGATGTCGTCCAGGTACCTGGCGGCACTAGCCGAGAATTTGCACATGAATTTGGCTCGCTTCAAACTCTAG
- a CDS encoding PadR family transcriptional regulator, translating to MNIQFKKGVLDLCVLALTAREDRYGYELAVAISSKFEVAVGSVYPLLNRLTLEGYFSTYLRESREGPPRKYYKLTALGQNHLEELILEWRSFTVSVDQLIKEGVEG from the coding sequence ATGAATATACAATTCAAAAAAGGTGTCCTTGATCTGTGCGTGCTGGCCTTAACCGCACGGGAAGACCGCTACGGCTACGAACTTGCCGTGGCGATTTCCTCGAAGTTTGAGGTGGCGGTCGGCAGTGTGTATCCGCTGCTGAACAGGCTGACGCTGGAGGGATATTTCTCCACGTATCTGCGGGAGTCGCGCGAAGGTCCGCCCCGCAAATATTACAAGCTTACAGCGCTCGGACAAAACCATCTTGAGGAGCTGATCCTTGAGTGGCGGTCATTCACTGTATCCGTAGATCAATTGATAAAGGAAGGTGTCGAGGGATGA
- a CDS encoding ABC transporter ATP-binding protein, which translates to MEILAAERLSFSYPEEDRDSLHELSFTVEEGEFVVLLGPSGGGKTTLLRHLKRELAPVGKAGGKIAYKGQPLSGLPAELAAAEIGMVFQNPDAQIVMDTVWHELAFSMENMGYPPAVMRSRLAEIAGLFGLEPLLYKSVHELSGGQKQLLNLASVLMLQPKLLLLDEPTSQLDPVAAREFLQTLHRLNEEMSVTVIISEHRLEEVLPLADRVLLLEEGELRFQGTPRDFVRGAGLALHAPHMAYLPTAARLFLALEPDAVQAPREAIPLTVREGKRWLHSLAERGPGMGEAAADTGASRLSAPVTSSDLLLSCREVTFRYSKDGAEVLKKLSLSLYRGELLAVMGGNGAGKSTLLHILNGLLKPQRGKVTLAKGETSGFLAQNPLLYFSYDTVQEELQQMAEYAGLSKEEADREIARLLAIFQLEDLLLSHPHDISGGQQQKLALAMVMLLGPGILLLDEPTKGLDPGAKERLAALLGDLRRQGVSILLVTHDVEFAARYASRCAMLFDGGITSEGTPAEFFSSNYFYTTAVNRMARELLPQALTIEDVMNAWSAFASRS; encoded by the coding sequence ATGGAGATCCTCGCGGCGGAGCGTCTATCCTTCAGCTATCCCGAGGAAGACAGGGACTCGCTTCATGAGCTCTCATTTACGGTAGAGGAAGGTGAGTTTGTCGTGCTTCTCGGCCCTTCAGGCGGCGGCAAAACCACGCTCCTGCGCCATCTGAAGCGCGAGCTTGCGCCCGTGGGCAAGGCTGGCGGGAAGATTGCTTACAAGGGACAGCCGCTATCCGGTCTGCCTGCCGAGCTTGCTGCCGCAGAAATCGGGATGGTGTTCCAGAACCCCGATGCACAGATCGTGATGGATACCGTGTGGCATGAGCTGGCCTTTTCAATGGAAAATATGGGCTATCCGCCAGCGGTTATGCGCAGCAGGCTGGCGGAGATCGCCGGCTTGTTCGGACTGGAGCCGCTGCTGTACAAGTCGGTGCACGAGCTCTCCGGCGGGCAAAAGCAGCTGCTGAACCTGGCCTCGGTGCTGATGCTGCAACCTAAGCTCCTGCTGCTGGACGAGCCGACCTCGCAGCTTGATCCGGTCGCCGCGCGGGAGTTCCTCCAGACGTTGCACCGGCTGAATGAAGAGATGTCCGTGACGGTCATCATCAGCGAGCACCGCCTGGAGGAGGTACTGCCGCTGGCTGACCGGGTGCTGCTGCTGGAAGAGGGAGAGCTGCGGTTCCAGGGGACGCCCCGTGACTTTGTACGCGGGGCGGGGCTTGCGCTTCACGCTCCGCATATGGCGTATTTGCCCACTGCTGCGCGGTTGTTCCTTGCCCTTGAGCCGGATGCGGTTCAAGCGCCCCGCGAGGCCATCCCGCTGACCGTGCGGGAAGGCAAGCGCTGGCTGCATTCCTTGGCTGAAAGAGGGCCAGGCATGGGGGAGGCGGCAGCTGACACAGGCGCTTCCCGCCTCTCCGCTCCTGTCACTTCATCCGACCTGCTGCTCAGCTGCCGGGAAGTGACCTTCCGCTACAGCAAGGACGGGGCAGAGGTGCTTAAGAAGCTGTCGCTGTCCCTGTACCGGGGAGAGCTGCTGGCCGTGATGGGCGGGAATGGAGCCGGAAAATCAACGCTGCTGCATATCCTGAACGGCCTGCTTAAGCCCCAGCGCGGCAAGGTAACCCTTGCTAAGGGGGAGACAAGCGGCTTCCTGGCCCAGAATCCGCTGCTCTACTTCAGCTATGACACGGTTCAGGAGGAGCTGCAGCAGATGGCGGAGTATGCCGGATTGTCCAAGGAAGAGGCGGACCGGGAAATTGCCCGGCTCCTGGCAATCTTCCAGCTCGAAGACCTTCTGCTTAGCCATCCGCATGATATCAGCGGCGGGCAGCAGCAGAAGCTGGCGCTCGCCATGGTGATGCTGCTGGGTCCCGGTATTTTGCTGCTGGACGAGCCGACCAAGGGACTTGATCCGGGGGCCAAAGAACGGCTCGCAGCGTTGCTCGGAGATTTGCGGAGGCAGGGAGTCAGTATCCTGCTTGTGACGCATGATGTCGAGTTTGCCGCGAGGTATGCCTCGCGCTGCGCGATGCTGTTTGACGGCGGCATCACGTCGGAAGGGACGCCGGCGGAATTTTTCAGCAGCAACTATTTCTATACAACGGCAGTCAACCGCATGGCCAGAGAGCTGCTGCCGCAAGCCTTAACGATAGAGGATGTGATGAACGCGTGGTCCGCTTTCGCTTCCCGCTCCTGA
- a CDS encoding HAAS signaling domain-containing protein, which translates to MTQEQFLTQLRELMNPIPEPLRSEWIFDYEEHFRQAVEEGLREEQITEELGDPRQLAKEMVLAYRVNQAESSNGRLAPVSRVVFAMVGLGLFNLVFVLAPYIMLLAVLLVCWTSAAASGLVALTAIYEGVIGDAFTPVQGVFVAVMLLGAGMLLGAFSRWLTMAVSRMTLRYLKFNSKVMRVKGS; encoded by the coding sequence ATGACACAGGAGCAATTTCTGACGCAGCTTCGGGAGCTGATGAATCCAATTCCCGAGCCGCTGCGCAGCGAATGGATATTCGATTACGAGGAGCACTTTCGTCAGGCGGTTGAAGAGGGGCTTAGAGAGGAGCAGATCACAGAGGAGCTTGGCGACCCGCGCCAGCTCGCCAAAGAAATGGTGCTGGCCTATCGGGTGAATCAGGCGGAGAGCAGCAATGGGCGCCTTGCACCGGTTTCCAGGGTGGTGTTTGCAATGGTAGGTTTGGGACTTTTTAATCTTGTGTTTGTGCTGGCGCCCTATATCATGCTTTTGGCTGTACTTCTTGTATGCTGGACTTCGGCTGCCGCAAGTGGTCTGGTCGCACTTACCGCCATTTACGAAGGGGTAATCGGAGATGCCTTTACCCCGGTCCAGGGGGTTTTTGTGGCTGTGATGCTGTTGGGAGCGGGAATGCTGCTCGGGGCGTTCTCGCGCTGGCTGACCATGGCTGTTTCAAGAATGACACTGCGATACTTGAAGTTTAATTCCAAGGTGATGAGGGTGAAGGGATCATGA
- a CDS encoding ECF transporter S component produces MVRFRFPLLIALGLFVAGLALTSALKDRHYMLLSLVLLAVALLPLFIRLERRPLESRELVLLAVLSAVAAVSRIPFAALPSVKPVSAIVILSAYVFGAEAGFIIGAVAALVSNIYFGQGPWTPWQMFAWGMVGLTAGWLRNTWWMKKKGGMLAFGFVWGFLFGWIMNIWYLISLPDAFSWGLVAAAYASSFYLDLAHALSNVFFLAVLAGGWTKVLKRFRKKYGLLQE; encoded by the coding sequence GTGGTCCGCTTTCGCTTCCCGCTCCTGATTGCCCTCGGGCTGTTTGTGGCCGGCCTTGCGCTGACCTCAGCGCTGAAGGACCGCCATTATATGCTGCTCAGCCTTGTGCTGCTGGCGGTAGCCCTGCTGCCGCTGTTCATCCGTCTGGAACGGCGTCCGCTTGAATCCAGAGAACTGGTGCTGCTGGCGGTGTTGTCCGCTGTCGCTGCGGTCAGCCGGATTCCTTTTGCCGCCTTGCCCAGTGTAAAGCCGGTATCGGCCATTGTTATTCTTTCGGCTTATGTTTTTGGGGCGGAAGCCGGGTTCATCATCGGCGCGGTGGCCGCGCTGGTGTCCAATATTTACTTTGGGCAGGGACCCTGGACGCCTTGGCAAATGTTCGCCTGGGGCATGGTCGGTCTGACCGCTGGCTGGCTGCGGAATACCTGGTGGATGAAAAAAAAGGGCGGAATGCTTGCATTCGGCTTTGTCTGGGGATTTTTATTCGGCTGGATTATGAATATCTGGTATCTGATCAGCCTGCCGGATGCGTTCAGCTGGGGGCTCGTGGCTGCCGCGTATGCGTCAAGCTTTTATCTCGATCTCGCCCATGCCTTGTCCAATGTCTTTTTCCTGGCTGTTCTGGCCGGAGGCTGGACCAAAGTGCTGAAGCGATTCCGCAAAAAATACGGCTTGCTGCAGGAGTGA
- a CDS encoding ABC transporter ATP-binding protein, with amino-acid sequence MVLVIEKVGKRYNKNFWGIKDINLELKEGIIGLLGPNGAGKSTLMRILATISQPTQGRVTWNGRDLAAHPDELRRVLGYLPQDFGVYPNLTAVEFLQYMAAVKGLDGSRANRRIDELLELLNLNGARKRKIGGYSGGMKQRIGIAQALLNDPKVLIVDEPTVGLDPEERMRFRNLLADLSQGRIILFSTHIVSDIEATADRIVILAKSRLLADAPPSQLLKLAEGKVWSTVIPENQLQEARSKWLISGSVRIGEGVRVRMVAGEAPAPDAVQVAPDLEDAYLFLRSGLGDSQ; translated from the coding sequence ATTGTGCTCGTAATTGAAAAAGTAGGGAAAAGATACAATAAAAATTTCTGGGGAATCAAGGATATTAATCTGGAGCTGAAGGAAGGGATTATCGGGCTGCTGGGGCCGAATGGGGCAGGCAAATCGACACTGATGCGCATATTGGCAACCATTTCACAGCCGACCCAAGGGCGTGTGACATGGAATGGCCGCGATCTGGCGGCGCATCCCGATGAGCTGCGCCGCGTTCTGGGCTATTTGCCGCAGGATTTCGGCGTGTACCCCAATCTAACAGCTGTCGAGTTCCTGCAATATATGGCAGCGGTCAAGGGGCTTGACGGTAGCCGGGCCAACCGGAGAATTGACGAATTGCTGGAATTGCTCAACCTGAATGGCGCCCGCAAACGCAAGATCGGCGGGTATTCAGGCGGCATGAAGCAGCGGATCGGCATCGCACAGGCACTGCTGAACGACCCCAAAGTGTTAATTGTGGATGAGCCGACAGTAGGGCTTGATCCCGAGGAACGCATGAGGTTCCGCAATCTGCTTGCGGATTTGTCCCAAGGGCGAATCATTCTTTTTTCGACACACATTGTTTCCGATATCGAAGCCACTGCAGACCGGATTGTCATTCTGGCGAAATCCCGTCTGTTGGCCGACGCCCCTCCGTCTCAACTGCTGAAGTTAGCTGAAGGGAAAGTCTGGTCGACGGTTATACCGGAAAATCAGCTGCAGGAGGCCCGCTCGAAATGGCTGATCAGCGGATCGGTCCGGATTGGGGAGGGAGTGCGTGTCCGTATGGTGGCAGGTGAGGCACCTGCCCCTGATGCGGTTCAGGTGGCTCCCGATCTTGAAGATGCCTATCTGTTTCTTCGTTCAGGTCTGGGGGACAGCCAATGA
- a CDS encoding energy-coupling factor transporter transmembrane component T produces the protein MSSGFRAMHPSAALLYYAGLLLFATLLFHPLFLATELAGLILLLVLQGQGRQLLRGLPFFLLMAVSVAVLNPLFSHRGAHILFYFMDQPVTLEAVLYGLMMMAVLLTVCILFISYSYTVTTDKFMYLFAAAAPRATLLTLMALRFVPLFQRRLRQITMIQRIRGVDAGKGSVRSRMRDGMTLVKVLLTWSLEEALQTADSMKARGYGIRKRSVYGIYRLDLQDKAILLLLAASGLVPLFFWMKGYGVLEIYPRMKPMHFGWADAAMYASFCLFVLTPPALEGKEKWLWRSSRRSVYPSAIPRKTGTRFMSSHLR, from the coding sequence ATGAGCAGCGGCTTCCGTGCAATGCATCCCTCGGCGGCGCTGCTCTACTATGCCGGGCTGCTGTTGTTCGCCACCCTGCTGTTTCATCCCCTGTTCCTGGCTACAGAGCTTGCCGGACTGATCCTTCTGCTGGTGCTGCAGGGACAGGGGCGGCAGCTGCTGCGCGGGCTCCCTTTTTTTCTGCTGATGGCCGTTTCGGTAGCCGTGCTGAATCCCTTGTTTTCACACAGGGGTGCGCATATTCTGTTTTATTTTATGGACCAGCCGGTTACACTGGAAGCCGTTTTGTACGGGCTGATGATGATGGCGGTCCTGTTGACTGTTTGTATTCTGTTCATTTCTTACAGCTACACGGTCACCACGGATAAATTCATGTATCTGTTCGCTGCGGCTGCGCCCCGGGCCACCCTGCTGACGCTGATGGCGCTGCGCTTTGTGCCTTTGTTCCAGCGGCGTCTGCGCCAGATCACCATGATCCAGCGGATTCGGGGAGTGGATGCAGGCAAGGGCAGCGTGCGCTCCAGAATGAGGGACGGGATGACGCTGGTGAAGGTGCTGCTGACCTGGTCGCTGGAGGAAGCGCTGCAGACGGCAGACTCGATGAAAGCACGGGGCTACGGCATCCGCAAACGGAGTGTATACGGGATTTACAGGCTGGACCTGCAGGATAAGGCCATTTTGCTGCTGCTCGCGGCTAGCGGGCTGGTCCCGCTGTTTTTTTGGATGAAAGGGTACGGGGTGCTGGAGATTTATCCGCGGATGAAGCCGATGCACTTCGGCTGGGCCGATGCCGCGATGTATGCAAGCTTCTGCTTGTTCGTGCTGACGCCGCCGGCCCTCGAAGGAAAGGAGAAATGGTTATGGAGATCCTCGCGGCGGAGCGTCTATCCTTCAGCTATCCCGAGGAAGACAGGGACTCGCTTCATGAGCTCTCATTTACGGTAG
- a CDS encoding DUF4097 family beta strand repeat-containing protein, whose amino-acid sequence MKKWIITAVVLFVVGLIGVTATMWNEGGFSLGSVEVNQEQAVAADGVKDVVLSLNSINVTMVKGTANEIKASLAGRVSKKMVESTKLNLIREGDTVKIGVDSNRWTVGFSVFDVQVRVELPQQQYESFVFNSGTGDMNIAGVSARSVRVEADSGTVKLEGMKAGKISLELGSGDIEVNNVAADTLELNGDSTDVFLGKLAAQKVKLKTGGGNIRMKDVEAELELEADTGEVEAEMTDITHPINITTGSGEVILNTAERPSSAAIRFSHGSGELHNQWEGTAQTTAHEGDDIVFGDGSVAVNVKTGSGDLTLGKR is encoded by the coding sequence ATGAAAAAATGGATAATTACCGCTGTTGTTCTGTTTGTGGTTGGATTGATCGGTGTAACCGCGACGATGTGGAACGAGGGCGGCTTCAGTCTTGGCAGCGTAGAGGTCAACCAGGAACAAGCAGTGGCCGCTGATGGGGTGAAGGATGTCGTTCTTTCACTAAACAGTATAAATGTAACAATGGTAAAAGGAACGGCGAACGAAATCAAAGCTTCACTTGCGGGCAGGGTGAGCAAAAAAATGGTGGAGTCAACAAAACTGAACCTCATTCGGGAAGGCGACACGGTTAAGATTGGCGTTGACTCTAACAGATGGACGGTCGGCTTCAGTGTATTTGATGTACAGGTCAGAGTGGAGCTGCCTCAGCAGCAGTATGAATCCTTTGTGTTCAATTCCGGGACCGGTGACATGAATATAGCAGGTGTTTCTGCCCGGTCCGTCCGTGTTGAGGCGGATTCAGGCACAGTCAAGCTTGAAGGGATGAAAGCAGGTAAGATTTCGCTTGAACTCGGCAGTGGTGATATTGAAGTCAACAATGTTGCGGCTGACACATTGGAGTTGAATGGAGACTCTACGGATGTGTTCCTCGGAAAGCTGGCAGCACAGAAAGTGAAGTTGAAGACAGGTGGAGGCAATATCCGTATGAAGGATGTGGAAGCTGAGCTTGAACTGGAGGCGGATACGGGAGAAGTTGAGGCGGAGATGACAGACATAACGCATCCAATCAATATCACAACCGGCAGTGGTGAGGTCATTCTTAACACGGCGGAACGTCCTTCTTCGGCGGCAATAAGATTCAGTCACGGTTCGGGCGAGCTTCATAACCAATGGGAGGGGACAGCTCAGACTACCGCTCATGAGGGGGACGATATCGTATTTGGCGATGGAAGCGTTGCGGTAAATGTTAAAACTGGTTCAGGAGATTTAACGCTTGGAAAGCGGTAA